In Nitrobacteraceae bacterium AZCC 1564, the following proteins share a genomic window:
- a CDS encoding branched-chain amino acid transport system permease protein (product_source=KO:K01997; cog=COG0559; ko=KO:K01997; pfam=PF02653; transmembrane_helix_parts=Outside_1_27,TMhelix_28_50,Inside_51_56,TMhelix_57_79,Outside_80_82,TMhelix_83_105,Inside_106_117,TMhelix_118_140,Outside_141_162,TMhelix_163_185,Inside_186_214,TMhelix_215_237,Outside_238_246,TMhelix_247_276,Inside_277_282,TMhelix_283_302,Outside_303_312), which produces MKVPGGSPPGIPSLPCQTERERPNTMQALYAQLLVGLINGSFYALLSLGLAVIFGMLNIINFAHGALYMMGAFCAYFLLTYGGINYWWALILAPVIVGGFGILLERTMLQWLTGLDHLYGLLLTFGLALIIQGVFQNYFGSSGLPYAIPDLLKGGVNLGFMYLPIYRGWVVIFSLVVCIATWYLIEKTRLGAYLRAATENPTLVRAFGINVPRMITLTYGLGVGLAALAGVLSAPINQVRPLMGADLIIVVFAVVVIGGMGSIMGSIITGFALGVIEGLTKYFYPEASNTVVFVLMVLVLLVKPTGLTGRAS; this is translated from the coding sequence ATGAAAGTGCCCGGCGGTTCGCCGCCGGGCATCCCTTCGCTACCATGTCAAACTGAGCGCGAAAGACCGAATACGATGCAAGCTCTCTACGCCCAGCTTTTGGTCGGATTGATCAATGGCTCCTTTTACGCGCTGCTCAGTCTTGGGCTTGCTGTGATTTTCGGCATGCTCAACATCATCAATTTCGCGCATGGTGCGCTCTACATGATGGGAGCCTTCTGTGCGTACTTCCTGCTGACCTATGGCGGGATCAACTACTGGTGGGCGCTGATCCTCGCGCCGGTCATCGTCGGCGGGTTCGGTATCCTGCTGGAGCGCACGATGTTGCAGTGGCTGACCGGGCTTGACCACCTTTATGGACTGCTGCTGACCTTCGGCCTCGCGCTCATCATCCAGGGCGTGTTCCAGAACTATTTCGGATCCTCCGGTCTGCCTTATGCCATCCCTGATCTGCTCAAGGGCGGCGTCAATCTTGGCTTCATGTATCTGCCGATCTATCGCGGCTGGGTGGTGATCTTCTCCCTCGTGGTGTGCATTGCCACCTGGTATTTGATTGAGAAGACCAGGCTCGGCGCATATTTGCGTGCTGCGACGGAAAATCCGACGCTGGTGCGCGCTTTCGGCATCAATGTGCCGCGCATGATCACTCTGACCTACGGTCTGGGTGTCGGCCTTGCTGCACTGGCGGGCGTGCTCTCGGCCCCCATCAACCAGGTGCGTCCGCTGATGGGAGCCGACCTCATCATCGTCGTGTTCGCGGTGGTGGTGATCGGCGGTATGGGGTCGATCATGGGATCGATCATCACTGGATTCGCGCTCGGCGTAATCGAGGGATTGACCAAGTATTTCTATCCGGAAGCCTCCAACACCGTGGTCTTCGTTTTGATGGTGCTGGTGCTGCTGGTGAAGCCGACGGGACTGACGGGACGGGCAAGCTAA
- a CDS encoding branched-chain amino acid transport system substrate-binding protein (product_source=KO:K01999; cath_funfam=3.40.50.2300; cleavage_site_network=SignalP-noTM; cog=COG0683; ko=KO:K01999; pfam=PF13458; superfamily=53822; transmembrane_helix_parts=Inside_1_4,TMhelix_5_27,Outside_28_408), with translation MNKRISALLLGTALVLGAVTGASAQTMDKNVKIGSLSDQSSLYADVGGPGSTLAAQMAVEDSGLTKKGWNIEVITGDHQNKPDVGSNIARQWYDVDKVDVIVDVPNSGVALAVNNVTKEKNKIFINSGAATSDLTNAQCTPNTVHWTYDTYNLAHGTGGALVKAGGDSWFFLTADYAFGAALERDTTAVVKAEGGKVLGGVKHPLNTSDFSSFLLQAQASKAKIIGLANAGGDTTNSIKQAAEFGIVAGGQKLAALLLFISDVNALGLNVAQGLNFTETFYWDLNDQTRSFGKRFSERMKNKQMPTMVHAGVYAGVLHYLKVLEKEGGNSHDGAKIVAAMKAMPTDDPLFGKGTIEPNGRKIHPAYLFEVKKPSESKGPWDYYKLVSTIPADKAFTPLDKSTCPLLKK, from the coding sequence ATGAACAAACGTATTTCCGCGCTGTTGCTTGGTACCGCCTTGGTGCTTGGCGCTGTCACCGGCGCCTCGGCGCAAACCATGGATAAGAACGTCAAGATTGGCTCGCTCAGCGATCAGTCGAGTTTGTACGCCGACGTGGGTGGTCCAGGCTCGACGCTTGCAGCGCAAATGGCGGTCGAAGATTCCGGCCTGACCAAGAAGGGCTGGAACATCGAGGTGATCACCGGCGATCACCAGAACAAGCCTGATGTTGGCTCCAACATCGCTCGCCAGTGGTACGATGTGGACAAGGTCGACGTTATTGTCGATGTGCCAAACTCCGGCGTTGCGCTTGCGGTGAATAATGTCACCAAGGAAAAGAACAAGATATTCATCAATTCGGGTGCGGCGACATCTGACCTTACCAATGCGCAGTGCACGCCGAATACCGTGCACTGGACCTATGATACCTACAATCTCGCTCACGGCACCGGCGGCGCGCTGGTGAAGGCGGGTGGAGATAGTTGGTTCTTCCTGACAGCCGACTACGCCTTCGGCGCTGCCCTCGAGCGCGACACCACGGCCGTCGTGAAGGCTGAGGGTGGCAAGGTCCTCGGCGGCGTAAAGCATCCGCTCAATACCTCTGACTTCTCGTCGTTCCTGCTGCAGGCGCAGGCTTCGAAAGCAAAGATCATTGGACTCGCAAACGCCGGCGGCGATACCACTAATTCGATCAAGCAGGCTGCTGAATTCGGGATTGTTGCCGGGGGGCAGAAGCTCGCTGCGCTGTTGCTCTTTATCAGCGACGTCAACGCACTCGGTCTCAATGTGGCCCAGGGGCTGAACTTCACCGAGACGTTCTATTGGGACCTCAACGATCAGACCCGCTCCTTTGGCAAGCGTTTCTCGGAGAGGATGAAGAACAAGCAGATGCCGACCATGGTTCACGCCGGTGTTTACGCGGGCGTTCTGCACTATTTGAAGGTTCTCGAAAAGGAAGGTGGCAATTCGCACGACGGTGCGAAGATCGTTGCTGCGATGAAGGCGATGCCGACAGATGATCCGTTGTTCGGCAAAGGCACGATCGAACCGAACGGCCGCAAGATTCATCCAGCCTATCTCTTCGAGGTGAAGAAGCCGTCCGAATCCAAGGGGCCCTGGGACTACTATAAGCTCGTCTCGACCATTCCGGCCGATAAAGCGTTCACGCCGCTCGATAAGAGCACGTGCCCCTTGCTGAAGAAGTAA
- a CDS encoding branched-chain amino acid transport system substrate-binding protein (product_source=KO:K01999; cath_funfam=3.40.50.2300; cleavage_site_network=SignalP-noTM; cog=COG0683; ko=KO:K01999; pfam=PF13458; superfamily=53822), with translation MKKTVSTLMMSAVLVLGAGQAAFALDKVAKIGVLNDQSGLYADVTGPGSTLAAQMAVEDSGLLAKGWKIDIVVGDHLHKPDVGVNIARQWFDRDKVDVIVDVPTSSVGLAVNNVVKEKNGVYLNSGSGTSDLSNAQCSPNTIHWAYDTYQLANGTGSAMVKSGGDTWFFLTADYAFGTALERDTTNAVTAMGGKNIGNVRHPLNTSDFSSFLLQAQASKAKVIGLANAGGDTINAIKQASEFGIVKGGQKLAGLLMFISDVHALGLNVANGLNFTETFYWDLNDNTRGFSKRFQERSKNKSMPTTVQAGVYSSLIHYFKVLEAMGGNSHDGLKIVEKMKATPTDDIIFGKGTIQPNGRKLHPAYLFEVKKPSESKGPWDYYKLVATIPAEQAFTPLEKSACPLLKM, from the coding sequence TTGAAAAAAACAGTTTCGACTTTGATGATGAGCGCTGTTTTGGTGCTCGGCGCAGGGCAGGCTGCCTTTGCGCTGGATAAGGTTGCAAAGATCGGCGTGTTGAACGACCAGTCAGGTTTGTACGCCGACGTGACTGGCCCCGGCTCGACGCTTGCCGCGCAAATGGCTGTCGAGGATTCTGGCCTGCTTGCAAAGGGGTGGAAGATCGACATCGTCGTCGGCGATCATCTTCACAAGCCCGACGTTGGTGTGAACATCGCACGTCAGTGGTTCGATCGCGACAAGGTCGATGTCATCGTCGATGTGCCGACATCGTCCGTAGGCCTCGCCGTCAACAATGTGGTCAAGGAAAAGAACGGCGTATATCTGAACTCAGGCTCTGGTACGTCCGATCTCTCCAATGCGCAGTGTTCACCTAACACCATCCATTGGGCCTACGATACGTATCAGCTCGCCAATGGGACTGGTTCAGCCATGGTTAAGAGCGGGGGAGACACCTGGTTCTTCCTCACTGCTGACTACGCCTTTGGTACAGCGCTTGAGCGAGACACCACCAATGCCGTCACGGCGATGGGTGGAAAGAACATTGGCAACGTCCGCCATCCGCTTAATACGTCGGATTTCTCGTCCTTCCTGCTGCAGGCGCAGGCATCGAAGGCGAAAGTGATTGGCCTCGCGAATGCTGGCGGCGACACCATCAACGCCATCAAGCAGGCCTCTGAATTCGGAATCGTGAAGGGTGGGCAAAAGCTCGCAGGGCTTTTGATGTTCATCTCCGATGTGCATGCGCTCGGGCTGAACGTTGCAAACGGCCTCAACTTTACTGAGACGTTCTACTGGGATCTGAACGACAATACGCGAGGGTTCTCCAAGCGCTTCCAGGAGCGTTCGAAGAACAAGAGCATGCCGACGACAGTGCAGGCGGGGGTGTATTCGTCCCTGATCCATTATTTCAAGGTACTGGAAGCGATGGGCGGAAACTCCCATGACGGCCTGAAGATTGTGGAGAAGATGAAGGCGACCCCGACGGATGATATTATTTTCGGCAAGGGAACCATCCAGCCGAATGGCCGCAAGCTTCACCCGGCTTATTTGTTCGAAGTGAAGAAGCCTTCGGAGTCGAAGGGGCCGTGGGACTACTACAAGCTCGTTGCCACCATTCCGGCTGAACAGGCGTTCACTCCGCTTGAGAAAAGCGCCTGTCCGCTGTTGAAGATGTAG
- a CDS encoding branched-chain amino acid transport system ATP-binding protein (product_source=KO:K01996; cath_funfam=3.40.50.300; cog=COG0410; ko=KO:K01996; pfam=PF00005; smart=SM00382; superfamily=52540), which yields MSDAATPVLSVKNLEAWYGESHILHGINFDVRPGEVVTLLGRNGAGKTTTLKSVMGIIGKRTGAVIFEGKDLIRLPSEKIARLGVAFCPEERGIFSSLDVKENLMLPPTIRSGGMSVEQIFELFPNLKERLNSQGTKLSGGEQQMLAIARILRTGARFLMLDEPTEGLAPVIIQQIGRMISRLKSEGFTILLVEQNFRFASTLADRFYIVEHGKIIDAFSNSELQANMDKLHTYLGV from the coding sequence ATGAGTGACGCGGCAACTCCGGTGCTTTCCGTCAAGAATCTCGAAGCTTGGTATGGCGAGTCTCACATCCTGCACGGCATCAATTTCGATGTGCGTCCCGGCGAGGTTGTGACTTTGCTTGGCCGCAACGGTGCTGGCAAGACGACCACGCTGAAGTCGGTGATGGGCATTATCGGCAAGCGCACCGGGGCGGTGATATTCGAGGGCAAGGATCTGATCCGGCTGCCTTCAGAAAAGATTGCGCGACTTGGCGTCGCATTCTGTCCAGAAGAACGCGGCATTTTCTCAAGTCTGGACGTCAAGGAAAACCTGATGCTCCCGCCCACCATCCGTAGCGGGGGCATGTCGGTCGAGCAAATCTTCGAGTTGTTTCCGAACCTCAAGGAACGGCTGAACAGCCAGGGCACCAAGCTGTCCGGTGGTGAACAGCAGATGCTGGCGATTGCCCGGATCCTGCGCACCGGGGCACGATTCCTGATGCTCGATGAGCCTACAGAAGGTTTGGCGCCGGTCATTATTCAGCAGATCGGGCGCATGATTTCGCGCCTGAAGTCGGAAGGTTTCACGATCCTGCTGGTGGAGCAGAACTTCAGATTTGCTTCGACGCTCGCGGACCGCTTCTACATCGTGGAGCACGGCAAGATCATTGACGCATTCTCGAACTCCGAACTCCAAGCAAATATGGACAAGCTGCACACCTATCTCGGCGTGTAG
- a CDS encoding branched-chain amino acid transport system ATP-binding protein (product_source=KO:K01995; cath_funfam=3.40.50.300; cog=COG0411; ko=KO:K01995; pfam=PF00005,PF12399; smart=SM00382; superfamily=52540): MSNEFILETHGLTKEFAGFVAVSDVSLRVRRGTIHALIGPNGAGKTTCFNLLTKFLQPSRGQILYKGQDITAMAPADVARLGLVRSFQISAVFPHLTALENVRVALQRQHGNSFDFWRSKSVLNRFNDRARELLNDVGLSEFASIPAGEMPYGRKRALEIATTLALDPEMMLLDEPMAGMGHEDIDKVAALIKRISAKYTILMVEHNLNVVANLSDTITVLTRGRVLAEGNYATLSKDERVKEAYLGAGHE; the protein is encoded by the coding sequence TTGTCTAATGAGTTCATCCTTGAAACCCACGGGTTGACAAAGGAATTCGCGGGCTTTGTAGCCGTGAGTGATGTCAGCCTCCGGGTGCGACGCGGCACCATTCACGCGCTGATCGGTCCGAACGGAGCCGGCAAGACCACGTGCTTCAACTTGTTGACCAAGTTCCTGCAGCCGTCTCGCGGGCAGATCCTTTATAAGGGACAGGACATTACGGCGATGGCGCCCGCCGACGTGGCGCGGCTGGGCCTGGTGCGATCGTTCCAGATCTCGGCGGTGTTTCCGCACCTCACGGCCCTTGAGAACGTGCGTGTTGCATTGCAGCGTCAGCACGGTAATTCGTTCGACTTCTGGCGGTCGAAGTCTGTTCTCAATCGCTTCAATGATCGGGCGCGCGAGTTGCTCAACGACGTCGGGTTGAGTGAATTCGCCAGCATCCCCGCGGGCGAAATGCCTTACGGCCGCAAGCGTGCGCTCGAGATTGCAACGACATTGGCTCTCGATCCGGAGATGATGCTGCTCGATGAGCCGATGGCCGGTATGGGGCACGAAGACATCGACAAGGTGGCCGCCCTCATCAAGCGCATTTCAGCGAAGTACACGATCCTGATGGTCGAACATAATTTGAACGTCGTGGCCAATCTGTCGGACACGATCACGGTGCTGACGCGCGGGCGCGTGTTGGCTGAAGGCAATTACGCGACGCTGTCGAAAGACGAGCGGGTCAAGGAAGCTTACTTGGGAGCTGGCCATGAGTGA
- a CDS encoding hypothetical protein (product_source=COG5388; cog=COG5388; pfam=PF07310), with translation MEFESAGPAIVRSIKQRDLLNTWLRLYARHERIPELSDYQPERLADEFDDLVFYDVVREDSTARFIIGSDGTRMSNAYGASGKGRYLDEYVGAKLAPIVIPIYQECVRRRLPVFTISKVEDLYGRKVDYERLLMPFSASDNVTHIVASLKTISDDGGFEIRNLMRANNVLPIYQLRAVIDRDLFHKRPGRIAPGDIIEFV, from the coding sequence ATGGAATTCGAAAGCGCCGGCCCGGCGATCGTAAGATCGATCAAGCAACGCGATCTTTTGAATACTTGGCTGCGGCTTTACGCCAGGCACGAACGCATTCCGGAATTGTCCGACTACCAACCGGAACGCCTTGCCGATGAATTCGACGATCTCGTTTTTTACGATGTCGTTCGGGAAGACAGCACAGCAAGATTTATCATCGGGAGCGATGGCACTCGGATGTCCAACGCTTATGGCGCCAGCGGCAAAGGCCGATACCTTGATGAGTATGTCGGCGCCAAACTCGCGCCAATTGTGATCCCCATCTACCAGGAATGTGTACGCCGGCGGCTTCCCGTCTTTACGATATCCAAAGTCGAAGATCTCTATGGGCGCAAAGTCGATTATGAACGCCTGTTGATGCCGTTCTCAGCCAGCGACAATGTTACGCACATCGTCGCGTCACTCAAAACAATCTCCGACGATGGCGGATTTGAGATCCGCAATCTCATGCGCGCGAACAATGTGCTGCCAATTTATCAGCTTCGCGCAGTTATCGACCGCGACCTCTTTCACAAGAGGCCGGGTCGTATCGCCCCCGGCGATATCATCGAATTTGTTTGA
- a CDS encoding aerobic C4-dicarboxylate transport protein (product_source=KO:K11103; cath_funfam=1.10.3860.10; cog=COG1301; ko=KO:K11103; pfam=PF00375; superfamily=118215; transmembrane_helix_parts=Inside_1_16,TMhelix_17_39,Outside_40_53,TMhelix_54_76,Inside_77_88,TMhelix_89_111,Outside_112_159,TMhelix_160_182,Inside_183_202,TMhelix_203_225,Outside_226_234,TMhelix_235_257,Inside_258_294,TMhelix_295_314,Outside_315_362,TMhelix_363_385,Inside_386_441), producing the protein MTVTASVPAQASARSPWYSILYVQVLIAIALGVLVGHFYPATGKALKPLGDGFIALIKMMIAPVIFCTVVHGISSMGDLKRVGRVGIKTLFYFEVVSTVALLIGLLVGELLQPGSGFNIDPATLDPKAVATYVTKAKEDGIVAHLMAIIPESYFGALAKGDLLQVLLISILSGFAIAFMGPAGEPISKAIDMAAKVFFGVIRIVVRVAPIGAFGAMAFTVGAYGLNSLWNLAALIGTFYLTSVLFVLLVLGAIARFSGFSILRFIGYIKDELLIVLGTSSSETVLPQMIQKMERLGASRGVVGLVIPTGYSFNLDGTNIYMTLATLFLAQATNTHLTIWQELGILGIAIITSKGASGVTGAGFITLAATLAIVPDIPISSLAILVGIDKFMSECRALTNLIGNGVATVVISRWEGELDKDKLHEAMAHPIELGEEMEHIRA; encoded by the coding sequence ATGACCGTGACTGCCTCCGTGCCCGCGCAAGCTTCTGCGCGTTCCCCTTGGTATAGCATCCTGTACGTCCAGGTGCTGATCGCCATCGCCCTCGGTGTGCTCGTCGGTCATTTCTATCCGGCCACCGGAAAGGCCCTGAAGCCGCTCGGCGACGGTTTTATCGCACTCATCAAAATGATGATCGCTCCGGTCATCTTCTGCACCGTGGTGCACGGCATCTCATCAATGGGCGATCTCAAACGTGTCGGCCGCGTCGGCATCAAGACGCTGTTCTATTTTGAAGTCGTCTCGACAGTCGCGCTGCTGATCGGTCTCCTGGTTGGTGAACTCCTTCAGCCGGGAAGTGGATTCAATATCGATCCGGCCACGCTCGATCCGAAGGCTGTCGCGACCTACGTCACCAAGGCTAAGGAGGACGGCATTGTCGCGCATCTGATGGCGATTATTCCGGAGAGCTATTTCGGCGCGTTGGCAAAGGGTGACCTTTTGCAGGTGTTGCTGATATCGATCCTCTCCGGCTTTGCCATCGCCTTCATGGGCCCTGCAGGCGAGCCGATTTCGAAAGCAATCGACATGGCGGCGAAGGTCTTCTTCGGTGTCATCCGCATTGTGGTCCGCGTGGCACCCATCGGCGCGTTCGGCGCGATGGCCTTTACGGTTGGCGCCTATGGTCTTAATTCGTTGTGGAACCTGGCCGCGCTGATTGGCACGTTCTACCTGACGAGCGTTCTGTTCGTGTTGCTGGTGCTGGGCGCCATCGCACGGTTCTCCGGTTTCTCGATCCTTCGCTTCATCGGCTACATTAAGGATGAACTGCTGATCGTCCTCGGCACCAGCTCATCTGAAACCGTGCTGCCGCAGATGATTCAGAAGATGGAGCGGCTCGGCGCATCACGTGGCGTCGTCGGTCTTGTCATTCCGACCGGCTATAGTTTCAACCTCGACGGCACCAACATTTATATGACGCTGGCGACGCTTTTCCTCGCGCAGGCGACGAATACGCATCTGACGATCTGGCAGGAACTCGGCATTCTTGGCATCGCCATCATCACGTCAAAAGGCGCATCGGGCGTGACCGGCGCCGGATTCATCACGTTGGCCGCGACGCTCGCGATCGTGCCGGATATCCCGATCTCCTCGCTCGCGATCCTCGTCGGCATCGACAAGTTCATGAGCGAATGCCGCGCGCTCACCAACCTCATCGGCAATGGCGTCGCGACTGTCGTGATCAGCCGCTGGGAAGGTGAACTGGACAAGGACAAGCTGCACGAGGCGATGGCCCATCCCATCGAACTCGGCGAGGAGATGGAGCACATCCGCGCCTAA